The Prionailurus viverrinus isolate Anna chromosome B2, UM_Priviv_1.0, whole genome shotgun sequence genome contains the following window.
GGAAGGGAAATCCCGTATTGGGAGTCATCTTGGCCTAAAttactgtatgaccttgagccggtcacctcccctctctgggaatgtttcctcatctgtaacatgagagAATCAAGACTCTTCCTGCTCTGACATCCCATCCTCCACATCTCCGCAGACGACCATCATGGCAGTGGAGTTCGACGGAGGTGTTGTGGTGGGTTCTGACTCCCGGGTGTCTGTAGGGTAAGTACCCGTCAAGGTGAATGCTTCTGGAAGGATGTCAATGGCTCCCAAAACAGATTTTTCTTACCCATTCATGAAGAGACTGGTAAAGTAGAACTTTGAAGAAATTGAGTTAACCTTTCAGAAAGGCCCCTATAATGAGATATATGGCAAGTGTATGGGTCCCTGAATTCATGGAGGAGAATCAGGAGCCTGAATGCTTATGTGGCCTGTCCCTACAGGAGTAGGTATATAAGAATAAGGTATGAGAAGGAGGTAGGATACAAAGATTTCAGGGTCCCTCCTTCCATCTAtgtttagaaatagaaaagatggttctgggcacctgggtggttcagtcagctgagcatctgactcttgatttcagctcaggtcatgatcccagggtcgtggggtcgagccccaagtcctcactgagtgtgaagcctgcttaagattctttctctccctctctctgtttctctctcccactcgtgctctcccccactcatgctctctctctaaaatgaaatgaaatgagatgaataaaatagagtaaaataaaataaaataaagtagaaaggaaagaaaagatggatcTTCCAAGCAGATATCCTAGCTTCTCATCCAGTACATGTTGAACTAATTTTGTCTCCTCCATCCTGACCAGTTTCCTCATACGCGAAATGGGTATATGGGATTAGGTCAATATTGCTTACTTTATGTCCCAAAGAACACACAACTTCCTCTAGATGGGTATAGTAAAGAAAAATTGCTTAAGCACATTATTCTTAAggtactattttttgttttattataaactCTAAGCCTGAAAAATAAGTCTAATTTTGATCATTACTtgcaatattttgtttaatttgagatgattttttttcctgctccaaTCCAAGTATGAAATTTCATGTACTCTGTGGTGGCTGTTCTCTTGTCAAATAAATTTGACAAACACTGGATGATTAACCTCAAAAATTGTGGCAACACTAACGCCGATGACTGTTGACTCCTTCCCAGCAGAAAGGCAGTGGTAAACCGAGTGTTTAACAAGCTGTCTCCACTACACCAACACATCTATTGTGCTCTCTCTGGTTCGGCTGCTGATGCCCAAGCCATGGTTGACATGGCCGCCTACCAACTGGAGCTCCATGGGTATGAAGCTTTGGGGTTCTCAGTCCACAATCACTAGAGTTCTCCCAACCAGAAAACCGCTATAGTGTCCTATTCCAGGAGCACTGCagtgaaaagtgaaaaattcTTGTTTGGACTCctgtttttattatctttgaaATGGCACTTGAATCCCAAACCtggtttctgcatctgtaaagtggagataattaATAATACCTACCCTATCTCACCCAATGGTTATTTTGAGAATCAAATGATCCATGCGAAAATGACTTGAAAATTGTAAATCACTCTCCTAATATAAATAACGAGAAAGAAGATGATGATGTGGCCTACCATACTATCAGGCAGTTACCCTGTGAGAAGCCAAGATCACTGGTGCAGAAGTAAAGCTTATCTGCTTTTATCCATAGAGGCAGGGCCGTTTCAGCCAAGAGTTATACAATTGGGGGATGGGTGGGTAGGACAAAGAGTAAAGGAGGGGAACATTGAAATCTTCTTAACAGTTGGTGGTGTGAGATTGGTCTCCCTGTACATGTGGGAGAGAAGCTGGCGTTTGAACTATTACAAGTATGGGTTTCAGATTTCAGGTGTCCCTTGGCAGGGATCATGGTAACAGCACAGGAGGGTGGAACGTCTGGAAATTATATTGAGCCCTATTACTAACACTTCGTTTAGGTTGGAACTGGAAGAACGTCCGCTTGTTCTAGCTGCTGCCAACGTGGTAAggaatatttcttataaatatcgGGAGGACCTGTCTGCACATCTCATAGTAGCTGGCTGGGACCAACGTGACGGGGGCCAGGTGAGTCTTTCCCAATGTACTCCCTCCCTTGGTGTTCCCCGCTACCctagagagggagatagaggtcATATGTCATTCTAGCAATGAGTTCCAAGGACACTGCCTTTAAAAGCATAGTATAATCTCAACGGACGGGAAAAAGAGATAGTGGGGCTTTGTTGCAGAATAGAGACACCCTGACTGTCTCAGTGGCAAGGAGAGGATTGATGCTTCCATAGTCTGACCTGAGGACACCTCCCTTAGGTGTACGGAACCCTGGGAGGAATGCTGACTCGGCAGCCCTTTGCCATCGGTGGCTCTGGCAGCACCTATATCTACGGTTATGTGGATGCGGCATATAAACCAGGCATGTCCCCTGAGGAGTGCAGATGTTTCACCACCAAAGGTAACTAACCAAGTGGAAGGGTGCCTGGGGAGGGTTTTCAAACACAGGAAGGAAGTTGAGAGTAAGGAATACAATGAGGAATACATGAGTGACCATTTAATGTCCAAACTGgaacacttttgagagtgaaagaatgCAGGACAATGCTACACTAGATGGGACTTCAGAACAAAGGCAAAGATCTGACTATTTTTTTGAGTACCCcatattaaaatatacagttaCTCTAAGAATCACTGGTGTGCTAGAGTGGGCTTGGGCTAGCTCATGAGAGTCAATTGTTAAATATTCAAGGATTCATAAGCTGCTTATTTAGCTATTCATAACTTGAAATCCATTGTGGTGAGAGTTTTGAGACCACCAACACCAGGAGATGTTAcaataaagactttatttttttaagttggtttaccagcacaccacttgATATGTGTCCCTAGGAGATGGGTTTTCAGGTCTGAAAGTGGTAGTAAGCTTATAGACAGGACGGGAAGGAAGAGATTTCTGAGGCTAagtcattctctttccctctctccaacCTGAAACCCTCTGCAGCTATCGCTCTGGCCATGAACCGGGATGGCTCTAGTGGGGGTGTCATCTACCTGGCCACTATTACAGCTGCTGGTGTGGACCATCAAGTAATTTTGGGTAATGAGCTGCCGAAATTCTATGACAAGTGAATCTTCCTCAGACCTCCTTTCCTTATTTTGTAATAAACTGTCTGGGACCAGAACCTGGTATGGTCAATGGAAAATGGGTGCTCAAGGAGATGAAGGTTAGGGGAGGGGGCTTCTTCCCTCCCAGAAGTTAGATACCCTTTCTTAATGTGTTCATTCACATTAAAGATCAATACATGACAATTGCTTAAAATTGAATGATTTGTGAGTCTCAAAGAACAATAACAACCATCAAAACACTGAGCAAGGTATTCACTAAATGCTTATAAACTTTATCTCTTACAACCCAAACAAAAGAACTTACATGGATTAGACTACTACTTCCATTTACAGACAGATGAAGGCTTAGAAAAGGTTAGTCCCTTGACCCAAGTCAAAGCAAATTCAAAAGCAGAAATCTggaatttagttcttttttttaccGTATGCCCTTCCTCTCCCACTATATGAAACTTTCCATTCCCTCAAGCATCGTATATCATGTCTTCCTTGAAATCTGCAATAGTTAGCCAGCACAGTGGTTGACACTCAAGAAGTTATTACCAGATGCCTGAGTAACTGTTGTTAAACAGGCCGACTTACAGCCCAATCTTTGCCATGCACTTCCCAAGTGACAGGACAAATTATTCCCCTTCTGTGAGCCCTCACTTCCTCTTCTGTCAGGTAAAGATGTTGAGCTACTTCTAAGGTGGGATATGGCTTGGATATCCAATGTCATCTTGCTAATAAGTGAGCAGTTAAGAGATATATTTAACAGAAATCATAGTAGGCTACCCAGGAAGCTGctgtctgcttttctttctggatCTCGGGCTTAACATATAAATTCAAAGTACCCTAAAACAAGCCTATGCCCTCGGGAGTATGTGTTTcatttggaggagaaaaaaaaaatctaaaattgtaGAGACTTGAGTTCTTTCTAGCCAtgatatttaatttattctgaaGTTTAAAGTAATAGCTTAAGAACCTATCTCTCCCACTGATCACAACTAGAAACTCTGGAAAGCAGACAAAAAGCAAGTGCGGAAGGACTCTGAACAGTAGACAAAAGCAGGTGGGCTATGAGGAGAGCCAAAACTTGGAGAGGGAACACTCCCCATGGGTAGTTTTggatttgtctccctctttcatcTCCCAGCTTTGTCCTGAAGTCAGGCCTCAGGTGCAAAGCCGCAGTGCCCTAAATTGCCTAGAGAAACATCATTGTTCTGGGTGGAGGAATGGAGGAACCggaaaaaaggaaccctgtgTAGGGGAAGAGTGCAGGGGGGTTCCCACATGAGGGAGCTGGCTGGAGAAGGGGATTCCTTGAGTCTAGGTTGGAACCCTCACGAGTACCGAGTGACCCTGAGATACACAAACGGGAGGCACAGCACGGACTTTTTGAGGGCTGAACTAAGATTTAagccttttaaaattagaaagctgtctttttctttattggcCAATGAATTGTGTCTTGTGTCCCTCATTCCAAAAAGGACTTGTAGCAgttcacagagacagacacaactgaaaaaggggaaggaagagaagaaactgggtcagagagaaaataaagctaGGAAATAAGTAAAGCCAGGGGATCaaactaaaatacaaaatgaacatcttctgttaagattctcaggatccacataacagtaaaaacatatggtattttctttctctgtatgacttatttcacttagcataacactctccagttccgtgggggaggggaagaaaaaaaaaaagactctgagggagagagccaaagcataagagattcttaaaaactgagaacaggggcgcctgagtggcgcagtcggttaagtgcccgacttcagccaggtcacgatcttgcagtccgtgagttcgagccccgcgtcaggctctgggctgatggctccgagcctgtttccgattctgtgtctccctctctctctgcccctcccccattcatgctctgtctctctctgtcccaaaaataaataaaaaacattgaaaatattttaataaaaaaaaaactgagaacaaactgagggttgatggggggtgggagggaggggagagtgggtgatgggtagtgaggagggcaccttttgggatgagcactgggtgttgtatggaaaccaatttgacaccacactcaggtatcacctcacgccagtcagagtggccaaaatgaacaaatccggagactatagatgctggagaggatgtggagaaacgggaaccctcttgcactgttggtgggaatgcaaattggtgcagccgctctggaaagcagtgtggaggttcctcagaaaattaaaaatagacctaccctatgacccagcaatagcactgctaggaatttatccaagggatacaggagcgctgatgcatagggccacgtgtaccccaatgttcatagcagcactctcaacaatagccaaattatggaaagagcctaaatgtccatcaactgatgaatggataaagaaattgtggtttatatacacaatggaatattacgtggcaatgagaaaaaatgaaatatggcctttcgtagcaacgtggatggaactggagagtgtgatgctaagtgaaataagccatacagagaaagacagataccatatggtttcactcttatgtggatcctgagaaacttcacaggaacccatgggggaggggaaggaaaaaaaaaaaaaaagaggttagaatgggagagagccaaagcataagagacttaaaaactgagaacaaactgagggttgatggggggtgggagggaggagagggtgggtgatgggtattgaggagggcaccttttgggatgagcactgggtgttgtatggaaaccaatttgtcaataaatttcataaaaaaaataaataaataaataaataaataaataaataaactcaaacaatgacctcctttaaaaaaaaaaaaaaaaagaaaccaatttgacaataaatttcatattaaaaaatgaacatcaaaaaaagaaaagaaaagaaaagaaatggaatactgGATTTGTCTTATACTGGCAAACAAGAGCAAATTGTAAAATATTACGAAATTGTGAAAGACAATTGTTAACCATGGGTATCTTAACATTGGCCATGATTGGAAGTATTTATTCTACAGAAACCAGGAATGTTACACGtcagaatttttttccccagagagcCAGTTTAACAGGGCATATATTTATCAACCAGCTACAGATGGGTAAAAAACAATTGGCTCTGAGCTACAAGGTGgtgaaaacaaagaaggaaaggaaatcaggTATGAGGTTCAAAAGATTCATATAAAAGGTACagcacttggggcacctgggtggctcagtccgttgagtgtccaacttcggctcaggtcatgatctcgcactctgtgagtttgagccccgcatcgggctctgtgctgacagcctggagcctgtttctgattctgtgtctccctctatctctgcccctccctgctcatgctctgtctctctctctctctctctctctctctctctcgtcaaaaataaataaacctttttttaatgtaaaaaaaaaataaataaaaggtacaacacagggaatatagttaatgatattgtaatagtgttgtgtggtgacagctGGCAGCTACAACTTGTGTTGGACATAGCATAACATAAACTTGTgggatcactatgttgtacacctgaaactaatataacattatgtgtcaaccatacttcaatttttaaaaattaactaaaaagaaACCATCCAACAAAAACAACTCTATATACATGAATAAATTTTCAGGTCACATAGAGGATTTGCAAAAACAGGATATGCATGATACCCTAAAGGAAACTACAGTAGATTCCAAAGTATCAGTATCTTTGAAAAAAGCTACATTTTATAGCCATATTATACTAAAAGTAGAACTTGATAACAAAAGGATACCTAAAATTCTCACAGTTTGCAAACTAAGAAAGTATTAATGAATAACGTGGATTTAAAATGtagtcatggggtgcctgggtggctcagccagttaagtgtctgactttggctcaggtcatgatctcacagcccatgagttcaagccccacatcgggctctgtgctgaccattcagagcctagagcctgcttcacattctgtgtctgcccgtcctccactcacactctgtctctcaaaaataaataagtgttaaaaaaataacaataatagtaaatGATAAATGGCAacgacattttaaaaaataaaaggcagtcaTGAGAGAAAATAACACGTTTAGACCTAGGTGGTAAAAATGTTGCATATCAAATTTTTGAGATGCAGTTAAAGCAGTACTCAGAATTTTACAGCTTCAAATACATTTATTACAAcaagaaaagttaaatataaatggcctaaaatttctccaaaattttgaaaaagagtgattgaataaacttaaagcaataagaaggaaggaaattataaagataagAATAGAAAGCAATTTAATAGAGAACAAAAACTATGTAGTAAAAATTCACAAAACCGAAAgctccttcttaaaaaaatatttgtaagataCTCAAATTTAGAACAAGACTAATGATGAATaaaggggagagaaaatgaagaaacaacatACGGAATGAAAAGGGGAGAATAGCCTACAAATATTACAGATATGAAACTTAATAAAGGGTATAATTATCAAATCGAAAATTGAAAAATTTCGATGAGACAGATAGCTCCTAGAAAAATTTAAACTAATGCAATTTgtacaagaaatgaaaatttgagaataccaataaatattgaagaaatgaaaaaagttgCTAATAGCATctgataaaagtaatttttttaaatgcccacaTGGTTTCACAGGTGAGTTCCATCAAACATTCAAAGAGTATACAACTCCTATCATATGtgcttttttccagaaaatagaaaaaagattaAAGCTGTTCAGCTAATTTTATTAGGCTAGCATAATCTTGATTTCAAAATGAGGTatggggagggcgcctgggtggctgagttggttaagtgtcctactcttgatttctgctcgggtcatgatctcacttgatttcggctcaggtcataatctcgtggttagtgggtttgagccccgcgtcaggttctgcactgacagcacagagcctgcttgggattctctctccctctctctctgcctctctctctctctcaaaataaataaataaacatttttaaaagaggcgGAGGAACAAAAAAGGTAATAGAATGAACTGTCAAGCACAAAGCAACTCACTttgaataaagaatatatacacacaaaacaatacacatttttcaAGAATACATATACCcaaaagatatatacaaaacaCAGGAGAAGGGTTGCCTTTGGTGAAGGGAAAGAAACTGGAATTTGGGAAACGtgcatcaaaagaaataaatagtaacAAACATAGAGAAGATTTTGTATGGACCAGTGATGACCATGTGCCATGAACTGAGGAATATAATTCTActatttgtaagattttttttaaattaatgactCAAAGAAAATCATAGCTCTGAGAGCAATTTATTCTATATTTCCATGACAAATATTCGATAATTCCCTATTTTTTCCATCTAACTAAATACAGGGAATATAGTTAAAGTGTTCagttgagggcgcctgggtggcgcagtcggttaagcgcccgacttcagccaggtcacgatctcgcggtccgtgagttcgagccctgcgtcaggctctgggctgatggctcagagcctggagcctgtttccgattctgtgtctccctctctctctgcccctcccccgttcatgctctgtctctctctgtcccaaaaataaataaaaaatgttgaaaaaaaatttataaattgttCAGTTGAAGATCAGGATTTAGACAGGGgagatagaaatttaaaaagcttagATTCCTCCCTACATTTACAGCATCTCTCTCCAATTAATTATCTCcagtaatatgtattttttattctaagtCTTTTAGAATCTAATAAACATCCTCTTTTTTATATAATGAGCCAGAATATATGGATTATCTTTGGTCCTCTTTACCAAATTCTTAACTCTGCTGGTTATGGGCAAACATTGTAAGAAGAAAACTGTCTTAATTCCATTGACCTTATTCAGAAGCATTGGAAATTGGTTCAACAATATTCAACTTTACCCAACAATGTTTATGACAGAGTTGTATGTGGAGTATAGGTATGTGTAATACAGACTATATGCTCTCAAAAACTCAGAGATGAAGTACAGATATTCAATGTTTATCTAAACTGTGTTGGCAGGGAAGAGAGTGGATTTCTCTGGGAAATGCTTTCTCTAGGAAATGTAATAGTCAGAGTCCTCTGGGTACCTGGGTACCATATCTGGGTACCATAGCCTAACCCAATTGACACAAAATCAGCCATCACATGGCTCAAGGTGCAACTTTGAGATAAATGTGGTGGGAATGTTGAGGAAGGAAATGGACTAGGTGCTAACCCATTAGGACAGATGAAAGATCACTGAAGTGTCAGACTGACCTCACATCCCAGGTAACATGCAAACAGGTTTTAGATTAAGTTAGGTACCAAACAAATACTGAGTGATTTCATTGAGGATTTTTTGTCCCTACCTTTATGGGCTAGCTGCCTTAGACTGCCTTAGAGAGCATacatagaaaaaagaacaaattaatagCTTTTCATCCAAACTCAAGACATGAATGAGAAATTCTAAAAAACCACTGTAGCAGTTTTAAAGGATACCTTTTCTTCTGTACCCTAGCACAGATGTAGATGAGGGTCATAAAGCTATTAATTGTATAACCCCATAGTGTCTCTTATGCTAAGGTAAGGCCACTAGTTGGGAAGATTCGGGCCCTGAGATATGACATGGTAATATATGAACAGATACAGGGAAGTCAGACAACTGTGAATCCTCACTCTCCCAAGCATCTTTGCTGGAAGAAGCAGACCCATTGCATTAGTTATTTATTACCCTGCCATACCCACTCTATTGGTTATCTATTGTTGTGTAACAAATGGCAccaaaatttagcagcttaaaataataaaacatttactttGGGGCATTATTGGGACAATAGGAGACATTTGAATATGGACTGTGTATTTGATAATATTGTATCAATTTTAAGTGTCTTGGGGGTGATGCTGGTGGTATTGTGGTTATGTAGGAGAAATATCCTTGTTCTTGAAACACACATGCCAAACTATTGATGGATGCATTGTCATAACGTCCACAGATTATTCTCAAATGGTTTAACAAAATAGTTCCTCAAtggtaaatagataaataaaatgtactgtattcacacaatggaatcctATATAAGAAATCCATATGAATAAACTAATAATTCAATAGCATGGATAAATCTGATAGAAACAATATTGAGTGAAGAAggcagacacacaaaaaatacatacaagtATCTTTCAGTTATATATTGCTGTGTAGCAAACCACCCCTAAATTTCAtgacttaaaacaaaaccaatcatTTTATTATCTCCTGAGAGTCTGTAGGTTAACTGGGCTTTAAGAGGTACTGATGTAACCCATGAACCAAAGCATTTATTCACGGCAGATCCTCCACACAGCATCTCACATTCCATATATGGACAACAGTTATGTTTTCTGGCTGACTATGGGATTCCACAATCCTTAGAATACTCTAAAACTTGCCCTGCATTATGAGTCCTCCCTCCCCAGAGTAGAAATCAGAAAACTCAATTCCCTAGGCCCTCTTTAAAGCTAGGGCACCAATCAAATTCATCCACCTATGACTTCAGTTCAACACGGAGCAACAGAAGGAAATGGAGGTCCACTCTGCACTTATTTCACTAACAAAGGTGACAGAAGAAGACTGGCTTTTGGGGAAacagtggttaaaaaaaagaagttcctgGAACAGAAGTGGTTGAGGAGGTGTCTTCAATACCAATTGTGGTAAAGTCCCGTTCCTAACAACAGAGGAAAAAGCAAGGTTTAGAAGAAGTGGGACAGCAGCAGTGATGCGGTTTATCAGACATATTCTGtgtctgggtgggggagggggtgcaggggggTGTCTTGTCCTGTTTATAATGAGCCTTCCATCTGTTGTCTCCACATTTCTACTCTAAAACCCTAAGTCtgagagaaatgtatttttttggaCTTTTTGAAGTCTTATCAAACTCATTAATGAAGGACCCAGGAAGAATAAAAGAGACTtgattcaaagacaaaaaaagaaggtgggggtgagagagagattTGCAAAACCAAGATGAATGTAGTCAGGAAAAATTGCTGTTAGAGATTCAAAATGGTTAATGTACAACAGAGCAATAAAATCACAACCTTGACATATCTTCTTTACCAGAGAAAAAGCAAAGCCATCATACCTTATCAGCTTTCTACAGATTAATCTCTAATAGTACAAGGCTGGCTGGGTTCTTTTTAGTCAAGTTACAATCCCTAACACACCCAGATTGTGATCAGGCAGAATTATGAGAAAGTATTCAAGTATGAGAGTGAATAATCAAGCAAGCAAAATTTTTgccttatttctaatttttagagcagtttttcctgtataaataagatttttcagaacattttcagtAATGTTCTAATTCAGTATCATTAGATGGATAGTCTCTTTTATTTAGCCAGTTTAGATTTCAGACATAAAGACTTCCTCGTTGCGTGTTTGACAAAGGCAaggtcttattatttatttttactgaagtatagttgacacacaatattatattagtttcagatgtacaacatagtaatttgacatttatatacattaaaaaatggctACCACAATAAGTCCTATTATCATATGTCACCATGTgtagttattacaatattattgactatattccctatgttgtactttaCTTCCCTGTGATTTATTATAACTGGAATTTGTACTGTTTAAGCTccttcacctatttaactcatcctcccactctcctcctctctggcaaccaccagtttgttctctgtgtgtataaatctatttctgttttgttttgttttgttttgtttgttttgtttgttcattttgttttgttttttagattctacatataagtgagatcatacagtatttgtctttttgattcatttcacttattttaccctctaggtttatccatgttgtctcaaatggcaagatttctttctttttatgattgactaatattcctctgtgtgtgtgtgtgtgtgtgtgtgtgtgtgtgtgtgtagaccaTGTCTTCTtgacccattcatctattgatagacacttaggttgctttcatgttatattttggctatcataaataatgcggCAATAACTATAGggtgcattttttttcaaattaatgtttttgttttctttaggtgagtacccagaagtggaattgcgtgtatggtacttctatttttaatgttttgaggaacttcaaattataggattatttgttcttgttctgtgaaaaatgccattggtgtTTTGgtagagattacattgaatctctatattgctttgggtaatacagacatttcaacaatattaattcttccaatccatgagcacagcatatctttccatttatatctatcattttcaatttctttcatcaatgttttataattttcagagtacaagtctttcaccttcttggttcagtttattcttatgtattttattctttttgatacaattgcaaaaggaattgttttcttaatttctttctgatagtttgttattatgatataaaaatataaccaatttctgcatattaattttatatcctacaactttactgaattcatttgttcttctaaaattttctggtggagtcttctcccctttcatttctgatttcatttattttccaccctgcatctttctctctctcttttttttaatgaatctggctaaaagtttatgaattttgtttatcttttcaaaaaccagatcttggtttcattgaccttttctattgagtttttggtctcttttacatttattaagttcattataatctttattattgccTTCTTTCTACTGGCTTTaagatttgtttgttctttttctagctcctttagttgtaaagttaggttgttcatttgagatttGTCTTGTTTATTGAGGGAGGCCTgtgttgctataaactttcctcttagaaacTGCCTGCACTATGTCCTGaagattttggactattgtgttttcatttttacttgtctccatttattttttatttactcttt
Protein-coding sequences here:
- the PSMB9 gene encoding proteasome subunit beta type-9 isoform X1 — encoded protein: MLRSGEVHTGTTIMAVEFDGGVVVGSDSRVSVGRKAVVNRVFNKLSPLHQHIYCALSGSAADAQAMVDMAAYQLELHGLELEERPLVLAAANVVRNISYKYREDLSAHLIVAGWDQRDGGQVYGTLGGMLTRQPFAIGGSGSTYIYGYVDAAYKPGMSPEECRCFTTKAIALAMNRDGSSGGVIYLATITAAGVDHQVILGNELPKFYDK
- the PSMB9 gene encoding proteasome subunit beta type-9 isoform X2, which translates into the protein MLRSGEVHTGTTIMAVEFDGGVVVGSDSRVSVGKAVVNRVFNKLSPLHQHIYCALSGSAADAQAMVDMAAYQLELHGLELEERPLVLAAANVVRNISYKYREDLSAHLIVAGWDQRDGGQVYGTLGGMLTRQPFAIGGSGSTYIYGYVDAAYKPGMSPEECRCFTTKAIALAMNRDGSSGGVIYLATITAAGVDHQVILGNELPKFYDK